The Paenibacillus amylolyticus genome contains the following window.
ATCGATATCCGAAATTTTCGCTACAGCAAATTTATAATCCATGGTTATTAGCCTCCTATTAATTTGGTCTTTGATTAATTCCGATGAGATCCAGAGCGAATATACGAGCTTGGGCCTCTTTGATGATCCGATGCAGCACATCTACTTCAGTCGCCTTGACACCCCCCATCGAGTGAATGAGATCCGTTGCTGTCAGCGTGGCCAGATCTTTTCGTGTTGGATTCTGAAGCTGAGAAACGCGCATGGATTGTTTCCGGATAGAGCGTTCAATCTGGTTGCGAACTGTTCGAGCATTACCGAAATTCGGCTTTCCCTTCTCGATCCAAAGCACACTGGCCAAAGCGTCCAGGTAATCCTTATCCGGCTGATATTCCTGATCGATACACATTTGAAAACCAATCTGCACAAGCTCTGGTACAGGGTAATCTGGAAAGTGAATGGTGGTCGGAAACCTGGAGGCAAGTCCTGGGTTAGCTTTAATGAACTTAGCCATGTCTTCGGGATATCCGGCTGCGATCACCACGACCTCGTCCCTCATGTCCTCAATGCACTGCACCATGGCAGCAATTACGGTATCACCTTGATTGTGCGAAGACTTTTCACTAGGAGTGAATGCGTAGGCTTCATCGATGAACAGAACCCCGCCGCGCGCAGCTTTAAATTTCGCTACGATCCTTTTTCTGCAGCACCTACGAGAGAAGCAGCAATCTCGGAGTGGTGTACCTCAACAAAAGGAATATCATTTTTGTCTTCTCTTTAAGCAGCCCGATCTCTGCGAACGCCTCCCCGATCAGGCGAGCTGCTGTGGTCTTGCCTGTACCTGGATTGCCAGTGAATATCATGTGATTCGACTGTATCGATGTTTTCAGACGATGCTTCTTTCGTAATGCTGCGATCCGCGAGAAATGGACCATCTCATCTACCTGTTCCTTGATAGCGTGCATTCCCGGCAGACTTGTCAGGCGGTTCAGTGCATCCTTTGCCTTGTCATTAACTTGATAATCCCCCACGTCCGATCCTCCTTCTTCGTCCTGGCCAACCAGTTGAGCACTTTGCCAGAACCCTTTCGTACCACGGCCTTCTAATTCACGTTGCGCCATCAGCAATTGATAATGGGCCTCGCCTTTCTTGTTCTTCAGCAACTGCCTTTCCTTCACAACATCCTGGAGTAGATTCCACAAGGCAGTCTCCGGGTAATACCAGCGCGCCCAGCCCTCTGGCGTCTTATGCCGGTTAATCTGTTTCCGTCCGATATCCACGTTATAGCGGTACTTATACTGTTTCTTGCCTCTGTGATCTCCGATCCGAATGCTGTTACAAACACCGTAGTCAAGCTTCAGGTAAATGCTGCTTGTCGTCTTGCTGTCATATCGCTGTATAATGAATCCTTCCCGTTGTAAAAGCATGATTAGGTCGGCTGCTATTCGTGCTGTCGGTGTTGTCGCAATCAAAGCCAACTCCTCCTAATCCTTCATGTAAAAATCTGTAGT
Protein-coding sequences here:
- a CDS encoding AAA family ATPase; its protein translation is MVAKFKAARGGVLFIDEAYAFTPSEKSSHNQGDTVIAAMVQCIEDMRDEVVVIAAGYPEDMAKFIKANPGLASRFPTTIHFPDYPVPELVQIGFQMCIDQEYQPDKDYLDALASVLWIEKGKPNFGNARTVRNQIERSIRKQSMRVSQLQNPTRKDLATLTATDLIHSMGGVKATEVDVLHRIIKEAQARIFALDLIGINQRPN